A single Phoenix dactylifera cultivar Barhee BC4 chromosome 1, palm_55x_up_171113_PBpolish2nd_filt_p, whole genome shotgun sequence DNA region contains:
- the LOC120113270 gene encoding uncharacterized protein LOC120113270, with amino-acid sequence MMPTSKTLLVFLLISSLSLSFTEALVSDAPSAYEMLERFSFPKGILPEGVRSYTLNQDGNFEVFLSGDCEFKVDGGYLLKYQKKITGKVESGSLTNLRGVNVKVVFMWFGINGVVRSGGDLNFYVGPLSASFPLSNFEECPKCHCGFDCTAAAALVSDS; translated from the coding sequence ATGATGCCAACCTCCAAAACTCTATTGGTTTTCCTCCTGATCTCTTCCCTTTCCCTATCATTCACAGAGGCCCTGGTCTCCGACGCCCCGTCGGCCTATGAGATGCTGGAGAGGTTCAGTTTTCCCAAGGGGATCCTCCCAGAGGGCGTGCGGAGCTATACACTGAACCAAGATGGAAATTTTGAGGTATTTCTGAGTGGAGACTGTGAGTTCAAGGTGGATGGTGGATACTTGTTGAAGTACCAAAAGAAGATCACAGGGAAGGTGGAGTCTGGCTCGCTCACCAATTTGAGAGGGGTAAATGTTAAGGTCGTCTTCATGTGGTTTGGCATTAATGGAGTGGTGAGGAGTGGCGGAGATCTAAATTTCTATGTTGGTCCACTCTCTGCATCGTTCCCCCTCTCCAACTTTGAAGAGTGCCCGAAATGCCACTGCGGCTTTGActgcaccgccgccgccgccctggTATCAGATTCTTAG